In Streptomyces chartreusis NRRL 3882, the following are encoded in one genomic region:
- a CDS encoding AAA family ATPase, with product MNRTTAYATTSGIALPEQPAAPAAAACGPLPVVRDLRERAGRGPHALLFGPRDLVVVTGLPGSGKSTLMRRTVPGRRIDSQDTRDRWDSRMPSFLPYGFYRPLVRLAHYAGLRRALRTGEGVVVHDCGTQAWVRRWLAREARRRGGTLHLLMLDVTPEEALAGQRDRGRGVSRYAFLRHRAATNRLLRSVERGELPAGCGSAILVDRDAAGTLRRIGFTG from the coding sequence GTGAACAGGACCACCGCCTACGCCACGACGTCGGGCATCGCGCTGCCCGAGCAGCCGGCCGCTCCGGCAGCCGCGGCCTGCGGCCCGCTGCCGGTCGTCCGCGATCTGCGCGAGCGCGCCGGCCGCGGCCCGCACGCGCTGCTCTTCGGCCCCCGCGACCTCGTCGTGGTCACGGGTCTGCCCGGCAGCGGCAAGTCCACGCTGATGCGGCGCACCGTGCCGGGCCGGCGCATCGACTCCCAGGACACCCGCGACCGCTGGGACAGCCGCATGCCGAGCTTCCTGCCGTACGGGTTCTACCGCCCGCTCGTCCGCCTCGCCCACTACGCCGGGCTGCGCCGCGCCCTGCGCACCGGCGAGGGCGTCGTCGTGCACGACTGCGGCACGCAGGCCTGGGTCCGCCGCTGGCTGGCCCGCGAAGCCCGCCGCCGGGGCGGCACCCTGCATCTGCTCATGCTCGACGTCACCCCCGAGGAGGCCCTGGCCGGCCAGCGCGACCGCGGCCGCGGTGTCTCGCGGTACGCGTTCCTGCGCCACCGCGCGGCGACCAACCGCCTGCTGCGCTCCGTGGAGCGGGGCGAACTGCCCGCGGGCTGCGGCTCGGCGATCCTCGTCGACCGGGACGCGGCGGGCACCCTGCGCCGGATCGGGTTCACGGGCTGA
- the gcvT gene encoding glycine cleavage system aminomethyltransferase GcvT, producing the protein MSSTPLRHTALDALHRSLGATMTDFAGWDMPLRYGSERDEHNAVRTKAGLFDLSHMGEITVTGPQAAALLDFALVGNIGGVKPGRARYTMICRADGGILDDLIVYRLGETEYMVVANASNAQVVLDALSERAAGFDAEVRDDRDAYALIAVQGPESPGILKSLTDADLDGLKYYAGLPGTVAGVPALIARTGYTGEDGFELFVKPEHAVELWQALTKAGEGVGLVPCGLSCRDTLRLEAGMPLYGHELSTSLTPFDAGLGRVVKFEKEGDFVGRAALREAAEHANHEPPRVLVGLIAEGRRVPRAGYAVVAEGKVIGEVTSGAPSPTLGKPIAMAYVDAMYSTPGTAGVGVDIRGSHEPYEVVALPFYKRQK; encoded by the coding sequence ATGAGCAGTACGCCACTGCGCCACACCGCGCTCGATGCCCTGCATCGTTCGCTCGGCGCGACGATGACCGACTTCGCCGGCTGGGACATGCCCCTGCGCTACGGCTCCGAGCGCGACGAGCACAACGCCGTGCGCACGAAGGCCGGGCTCTTCGACCTCTCCCACATGGGGGAGATCACCGTCACCGGCCCGCAGGCCGCCGCCCTCCTCGACTTCGCCCTGGTGGGCAACATCGGCGGCGTGAAGCCGGGCCGCGCCCGCTACACCATGATCTGCCGGGCCGACGGCGGCATCCTCGACGACCTGATCGTCTATCGCCTGGGCGAGACCGAGTACATGGTCGTCGCCAACGCCTCCAACGCCCAGGTCGTCCTGGACGCGCTCAGCGAGCGCGCCGCCGGCTTCGACGCCGAGGTGCGCGACGACCGGGACGCCTACGCGCTGATCGCCGTACAGGGGCCGGAGTCCCCCGGCATCCTGAAGTCCCTCACGGACGCCGACCTCGACGGCCTGAAGTACTACGCCGGGCTGCCCGGTACGGTCGCGGGCGTCCCGGCGCTGATCGCCCGGACCGGGTACACCGGCGAGGACGGCTTCGAGCTGTTCGTGAAGCCGGAGCACGCGGTCGAGCTGTGGCAGGCGCTGACCAAGGCGGGCGAGGGCGTCGGGCTGGTCCCCTGCGGGCTGTCCTGCCGGGACACGCTGCGGCTGGAGGCCGGCATGCCGCTGTACGGGCACGAGCTGTCGACCTCCCTCACCCCCTTCGACGCGGGCCTCGGACGGGTGGTGAAGTTCGAGAAGGAAGGCGACTTCGTGGGCCGCGCGGCCCTGCGTGAGGCCGCGGAGCACGCGAACCACGAGCCGCCGCGCGTCCTGGTCGGCCTGATCGCCGAAGGCCGCCGGGTCCCCCGCGCCGGGTACGCCGTCGTCGCCGAGGGCAAGGTGATCGGCGAGGTCACCTCCGGGGCCCCCTCCCCCACGCTGGGCAAGCCGATCGCGATGGCCTACGTCGACGCCATGTACTCCACGCCGGGCACGGCCGGTGTCGGTGTGGACATCCGGGGCAGTCACGAGCCGTACGAGGTCGTGGCGCTGCCGTTCTACAAGCGTCAGAAGTAG
- the gcvH gene encoding glycine cleavage system protein GcvH, producing the protein MSNPQQLRYSKEHEWLSAAEDGVSTVGITEHAANALGDVVFVQLPEVGDSVSAGETCGELESTKSVSDLYSPVSGEVTEVNEDVVNDPSLVNSAPFEGGWLFKVRVTDEPGDLLSADEYTAFSAG; encoded by the coding sequence ATGAGCAACCCCCAGCAGCTGCGTTACAGCAAGGAGCACGAGTGGCTGTCGGCCGCCGAGGACGGCGTCTCGACGGTCGGCATCACGGAGCACGCGGCCAACGCGCTCGGCGATGTCGTGTTCGTCCAGCTTCCCGAGGTCGGCGACTCCGTGTCCGCCGGCGAGACCTGCGGCGAGCTGGAGTCGACCAAGTCGGTGTCCGACCTCTACTCCCCCGTGTCCGGTGAGGTCACCGAGGTCAACGAGGACGTGGTGAACGACCCGTCGCTGGTGAACTCGGCCCCCTTCGAGGGCGGCTGGCTGTTCAAGGTGCGGGTCACGGACGAGCCGGGCGACCTGCTCTCCGCCGACGAGTACACCGCGTTCTCCGCCGGCTGA